A section of the Phaseolus vulgaris cultivar G19833 chromosome 8, P. vulgaris v2.0, whole genome shotgun sequence genome encodes:
- the LOC137825383 gene encoding uncharacterized protein, with the protein MSKYEEQMLQRIAENKEKLEALGLSHLAYSLKVPTQNTNNKKGKERDEDHDEEYRPKELEEFQYSSEDEKYNKKKITRPLRLNSKRVNASELVNVDQHETSQHVVKKRHGHTINAKLPKKREKLMKEELKSEEWPNAMEVWKATRMRSDGTWCIPNGEEIMENLKNVSEVYGEEI; encoded by the exons ATGTCTAAAtatgaagaacaaatgctacaAAGAATtgcagaaaataaagaaaaactagAGGCTTTGGGATTATCACATTTAGCTTATTCTTTGAAAGTCCCAACTCAAAATACCAACAACAAGAAGGGAAAAGAAAGAGATGAAGATCACGATGAAGAGTATAGACCCAAAGAATTAGAAGAATTTCAATattcaagtgaagatgaaaaatacaataaaaaaaag ATAACAAGACCATTAAGATTAAATTCTAAAAGGGTCAATGCATCTGAGTTGGTTAATGTTGACCAACATGAAACAA GTCAACATGTTGTTAAGAAGCGACATGGGCATACCATTAATGCCAAACTTccaaagaaaagagaaaaattaatG aaagaagaattaaaaagtGAGGAATGGCCGAATGCAATGGAAGTATGGAAGGCTACACGTATGAGATCTGATGGCACTTGGTGTATTCCTAATGGAGAAGAAATTAtg gaaaatttgaaaaatgtgaGCGAAGTGTATGgagaagaaatttga